GGTGCAGCACCTGCATCCCGTCCATATCGGGCATCTTGATATCGGTAATCACCAGGTCCGGCAGGCCGTCGTCCTCCATGCACTGCACACCTTCGCGGCCGTCGGACGCCGTCCGGACCTCGTAGCCCTCGGTGCTGAACAGTATTTCCAGCGTGGTCAGCAGCGACTGCTCGTCGTCAATAATCAAGACCTTGCTCACCTGCCGTACTCTCCCGTCTTCTTACCGGCTGTCCCGGCGGTTGGCTTTTCCTGTTGTTGTTGTTTGTCCCGGCCACCAGGTCCGTCGCTGACCCTGGGCATACCGACAGCGAACGCCGCTCCGCCCAGCGGACTTTCATCCAGCACGAAAATCATCCCGCCCATCGAACTCATGATCCTGTGCACCACGGCCAGGCCCAGGCCGAATCCTTCCTTGCGGGTGGAGAAAAAAGGCTCGAAAATCTTCTGCCTGAAATCGCTGTCGATTCCCGGCCCGTCATCGCAGACAGCCACCATGTGCATTCCCCGCCGCTCGGGTAGTCCCTCGGTGCGGCGCTCTGCGCTGCGGATTTCGATCGTGTTCGTTTTCTCGCCATCCCTGCCTGTCACCTGGACCGCATTGATCAACAGGTTGTAGAACACCTGCGACAACGCTCCCGGAGGGGCCGCCACCCGCCAGCGGGCCACCGACGGCGAGACCAGCAGTTCCACTTCACCACGCCAGTCGGGATTATTTGAAACAGCCTGGCGGACCTCTTCGAGCAGGTCACCGAGCCTGATATCCTCCAGCGGACCGCTGTGCCCGCGCGAAAACTGGAGAAACTGGCGAAGCAGTTCCGCCAGGCGGTCGCTCTCCTTCAGCACACACTCCATCAGGCGATCGGTAACCTCGTCCCGGCCGCGTTCGGTTTTCTCGCCGATCAGCTCGATAGCGCTGCGGATAGAGGTCAGGGGGTTCTTTATCTCATGGGCCAGGCTGGCCGCCAGTTCGGCCACGGCCTCCAGCCGGGTGCCGCGCAGTTCCAGCTCTCTTGCTTTCTCCTCGATTGTGATGTCCTCGAACACCAGCGAAACCCCGCGCAGACGGCCGTCGCGGTCTTTCATCACCGACGAGCTGACTCTCAGCGGCACATGCCGCCCGGCGGACACCAGTTCCACCTTGCGGTGAGCGACCATCACGTCGCTCTCAACGGCGAGACGGATAATTTTCGAAATCTCCGGGCAGCCGGCCGCGAACAAGCCCGCGGCCGGCTGCTTGAGGATATAGTCTTCGGGAAGGGCGAGGATTCGTCTGGCGGCCGGATTTACTTCCAGGATTCTACCCGAGGGGTCGCAGGTGATCAGCCCACTGGTGATATTGTGGACGATTTCGCGGTGATCGAGGCGGTACTGGCTCAGAAGATTGCGCGTATCCTCGAGTTCGCTGCCGGTTTTGCGCAGTCTGAGACTCAGGTAGCTGGTGATGGCGGCCACGCAGTAAAACAGGAAAACCTGCAGGCCGACGTTAAGCCAGGTCCAGCGGTCGGCCAGATACAGCACGTTGAACTGGAACGTCTCGGTGAGTGCGAACCCGAGATTAAGGATACGCAGTCCCACGGGGAGATAGGCCACCGAGGCCACCGTGGCGGTGAAAAACGCTCCCGGCCGGAAGCTGAAAATACTGGCGACAGCGATGCTGAGAACGTAGAGCGGGATAAAATTGACGTTGAGCGGCAGGGTGATCAGGTTGACCAGGCTGATCAGGCAGATGTCGAAGAAATACTGGAAGAAACAGTGGACCTCGCTGGCTCCCCTGCCTTTGACCGCCTGCCGGTAAAAGACCGCGCTGACAGCGACCGTGACCAGCGCCACGGCCAGCGGCAGCAGGCGTCCCGCCCCGCTGAAGTAGATAACCACGGCCATGGTGGTGGCCACGAGCGTGACCCGCAGGATCATCCACCACCTGATCAGCAGCCGCGCCGAGAGATGGGGCAGGGACCAGCCAACTCTTCGCAGGCGTGGAATCAGGGACATTTTTCGTGCTCCTGATGCAGGCGATGCGGGTTCAGGGCAATGTATTCCCGTGCGCACTCAAGGTCATGCTGGTTGCGGATAACGTGCTCGAAATAACCGCGCTGCCAGAGAGTACTATTTGAAATTCCTAATTTACGCGCATCTCTTGACACGGCAGATTTAAATGAGCCGATTACCGTACCGAGACTTGGTATTTCGCTTAGTCCAGGGGTTGTCGTAGGGGCGAGGCATGCCTCGCCCGATTCATTCAATTCGAAAAGCAGGATGCCATGAACATGGTCCGGCATGATAATCCACGCATCCAGACTGACACCGGAAAAATGATTCGGGATTGCTAACCAGCGATTTTCGACGAGCCGTCCGATTTTAGAAAGTTCGATTGATCCATTATTCAGAGTACCGAAGAGCCTTTGTTGACGCTCGTTTGCGCAGATTGTGACCCTGTATGCGCCCGGCGAGGAATAATCATAATCCCTCAGACGGATGTTTTTCCTCTGTTTGAAAAAAATATCAGGCATTTTAGCTCCGGTCGAGGCATGCCTCGCCCCTACGACAGAGATCAGACAATGCGCGAGACGAACAGGTAAACTCTCCTTCCAAACTACTCAGTTCATTGTTTCACTCAGGTGGACTAAAACCTTTCCTAACAGCCATATCTTTGTCCCTTTCAGCCAAATCAAGCTTCCCGAGGTTTTTATAAGCTTCACCCCTAAGAAAGTATATCTCACCATCATTAGGGACTGAATTTTAATGCTTCGCTAAAATCATCTGTCGCCGGCTTGAATTCACCCATTTCCAATCGAATTTTTCCTCTTGTCTTTAAAAGTTGCGCATCTTCAGGATTTAATCCTAAGAGATTGTCTATCATGAATATACTGGAACGATTAGCATAATTTCTTTGAGCTTCTTCAGTCGCTTCCTCGCTAAGTTTTCCATTATAAGTTTGGCCCGTAGACAAACACTTCCACTTCTCCCAACGACGCTCCCACATCTCCTTAAAATCCGATCCAGTGGTAAAACCTATAGCTACCAAGTGATGATTGGTATCACCAGTTTCTTTACTGCAATGAATACAAGTACTCATTCTAGATTTTGTCCTTACACCGGTTTCGTTCCGACGGTCAGTGCATCTTGGTGATCAGGTCGAAAATCGGCAGGTACATGGCCACGACCATTCCGCCGACGATAATACCCAGGAAGACAATCATCACCGGCTCCAGGGCCGCGGTCAGCGAATCGACCGCCGTGTCCACCTCTTCCTCGTAAAAATCAGCGATCTTGATCAGCATCGCGTCCAAGCCGCCGGTCTGCTCGCCCACGTTGATCATCTGGATCACCATCGGCGGAAAAACCCCGGCGTCCTTGAGCGGCTTGGTGATTGTTTCTCCGCCGGCGATCGAGACGCGGCTGCCCATGATCGCGTCGTGGACCACCCGGTTGCCGCTGGTGCGGGCGGTGACCTCGAGTCCATGCAGGATCGAAACGCCGCTGGAGATCAGCACACCCAGGGTCCGGGTGAACCTGGCGACCGCGCTCTTGCGGATCAGGTCTCCCAGCACTGGTACGCGCAGCAGGATCGTATCGATTACCAGTTCGCCCTTGTCGGTTTTGTAGTAGCGTTTGAGAGCGACAATCCCGCCGAAGATCAACGCGGCCAGCAGCCACCAGTAGCCGATCAGGAAGTCCGACAGGTTGACCACCACCTGGGTCGGCAGCGGCAGCTCCATGTCCATTTCCTTGAACATCCCGGCGAAAATCGGGATGACGAAGATCAGCAGGATCGTCACGCAGCCGATAGCGGCCGTGAAGACCACCGCCGGATAGATCATCGCGCCCTTGATTTTGCGGATAATCGTGTCGTTCTTTTCCAGATAGTCCGACAGGCGGAGCATGATCTGGTCCAGGATACCGCCCGCCTCGCCCGCCGAGATCATCGAGACGAACAGCTTGGTGAAAATTTTCGGGAATTTTACCAGCGCGTCGGCCAGGGTGTTTCCGCCCTCGACATCCACGCGCACCGAGTTGATCACATCGCGGAATTTCTGGTTTTCGGTCTGCGCTCCCAGGATTCCCAGGCATTGCACCAGCGGCAGGCCGCTGTCGATCATCGTGGCGAACTGGCGGCTGAAAAGCACGATATCGCGAGTTTTGATTCTGCCGCCCAGACTGAGCTTGATTTCCTTGGGCTTTTCGTTAACGCTGACCACGATCAGGCGCTTGCGGCGCAGGTAGCCGATCACTTCCTGGGGCGTGGTGGCGGTCAGCTCTCCGTTGTGCATTTCGCCCCTGGGCGTGCGGGCTTTCCAGTTAAATACCGGCATTGCAGCACCTCCGCTCTTCAGATACTAAGTTTGGGACCACTGTCATCTTCCTCGAGAGTCCCGCCCTCGGCGAGTTTTTCCATCTTGATTTTCAGCCTGAGGTCGTTGGCGCTGTCGGCGTTGGCTATAGCGTCCTCCAAGGTGATCCGCCCTTCCTTGTACAGCTTGAGCAGGGCCTGGTCGAACGTCTGCATACCATCCTGGCTGCTGGCCTCCATCGCATCCTTGAGCACGCCGATCTCGCCCTTGAGGATCAGGTCCTTGATCCTGGGGGAGTCGAGCAGGATCTCCACCGCGGCGGCCCGTTTCCCGTCCACCGTGCGCACCAGCCGCTGGCTGATAATCGAGCGCAGGTTCAGGGAGAGCTGCATGTAGATCTGCGGATGGCGCTCCTCGGGGAAGAAGTTCATCACCCGCTCGATAGCCTGGTTGGCGTTGTTGGCATGCAGGGTGCCCAGGCAGAGATGGCCGGTTTCGGCGAACTCGATTGCGTGCTCCATCGTTTCCGTGTCGCGGATTTCACCGACCAGGATCACATCGGGCGCCTGGCGCAGGGTATTTTTCAGCGCGGCCTTGAACGTGTGGGTATCCATCCCCACCTCGCGCTGGGTGATCACGCTTTTCTTGTGCTGATGGACAAACTCCACCGGGTCCTCGATAGTGATGATATGCCCGTCGGAAGTGGTGTTGCGGTAATCGATCATCGCCGCCAGGCTGGTGCTCTTACCGCTGCCGGTGGCTCCGACCACCAGGACCAGCCCGCGCTTGGTCTTGATGATGGTTTTGAGGATTTCCGGCAGCTTGAGCTCGTCGAGCGTGAGGATCCTGAGCTTGATCTGCCGGATCACCATCCCCACCTGGCCGCGCTGCTTGAAGATGTTGACCCGGAAGCGGCCCAGGTCGTCGTAGGCCAGCGCCAGGTTCATCTCGAAGGTTTCGAGGAACTCTTTCTTCTGCTTGTCGTTCATGATCGCAGCGGCCATGCGTGCGGTGGTCTCGCCGCCGAGCTTTTCCTCGCCCATCGGGCTGGTAACGCCCTCGACGCGGAACATCGGCGGGCAGCCCTCGGTGATATAGATATCCGAGGCGTCGTTATCCACCATGTATTTCAGCAGGCCCTTGAATTCCATCAGCCACCTCCCGGTGTACGATCATGCGTTAGCAGGCAACAAAGGGGACACACCCCGGCCCCGCGTGGCGTGCCCCCCTTTTTCAGTTTCCTGACCGGTCTTAAAATTCGCGGTTAAACAACTCCGGATCGGAGATGTAGAGCTCCGCGTCCTCTTTCTTGATAACTCCCTTGTGCACCAGTTCTTTCAGGTGCTGGTCCAGGGTCTGCATGCCCCATTTCTGGCCGGTCTGCAGCGCCGAGGGCAATTGGGCCACTTTTCCCTCGCGGATCAGGTTGCGCACCGCCGGCGTACCGATCATGATTTCCAGCGCGGCCACCCGGCCCTTGCCGTCCTTCTTGCGCAGCAGCACCTGGCTGACCACCGCCCGGCAGCTCTCGGCGAACATGGTCCTGATCTGCGCCTGCTCGCCGGCGGGGAACACGTCCACGATCCGGTCGATCGTTTTCGGGGCGCTGGAGGTGTGCAGGGTACCGAACACCAGGTGGCCGGTCTCGGCGGCTGTCAGCGCCAGGGAGATCGTTTCCAGGTCGCGCATCTCGCCAACCAGGATCACGTCCGGGTCCTCGCGCAGCGCCCCGCGAAGAGCATTGGCGAACGAGTGCGTATGCGGCCCCACCTCGCGCTGATTGATCAGGCAGTTCTTGCTCTTGTGCACGAACTCGATCGGGTCCTCGATAGTCAGAATATGCCCGTGGCGCTCATTGTTGATCAGGTCGACAATCGCCGCCAGGGTGGTGCTCTTCCCGCTGCCGGTAGGTCCGGTAACCAGCACGATCCCTTTCTCGAGCTTGGCGAAATTACGCATGGTCCCGGGCAGGCCCAGCTTGTCGAAACTCAGCACCTCGCTGGGGATCGTGCGGAACACCGCCGCCTCGCCGCGGTGCTGCATGAACACGTTGACCCGGAAACGGGCGACATCGCCAAGCTCCATGCTGAAATCCAGATCGTGGGTCTCCTCGAAAATCTTGCGCTGACGGTCGTTGAGGATGTCGTAGATCATCGCGTGGATTTCTTTTTTGTCCATCGGCGGGACTTTGACCGGAGTCATTATCCCGTTGACCCTGATCCTGGGAGGCTCGCCGGCGCTGAGATGGGTATCGGAGGCGCCCTGCTTGTGGGCGAAAAGGAGGAGTTCGGCTATGTCCATTCTGTCTCCGGACCTTTGCAGATGTAAGACGTGACCGGTTTTCGCACAGGCATCCCGTGCGGATTCAGCAACAACCCCTAATCCGCACACGCAGCACCTGCGCCAGCACCGTTTCCCGATCTCCCTGAGACCGGTGCAGAATACCTGATTGTATACCGGGCCGGGTTCTTTGTCAAGTTTGCTCCCGCCGGCTTTGCCTCTGCAACGAGTGAGCGGCGGACAGAGATCCAGGCTGTGGACGCGCTGATTTTGGAGGCGCCCCCGCAGGCCGCGCCGCAAAACTAAAACTGTTTGATTTAATCGAACTAAATTGTATATTTTTCAAGAGATGGAAAACTATCGGCCATACGAGTCCAACCGCTGCAGCATGCACCACGAGCGCCCCGCCGAAAGCCAGTGCGCCGGCTGTGGAGAGTTTTTCTGCGGCGAATGCCTGGAAAGCCACGGCAACTGCCCGGCCTGCAGCAACGCCGCCGAGCGGTTTCTGGAGGGTTTCAGCACGGCGCTTACTCGCTGGGAGAGCGGATTGCGCGATCCGAATCTCGCCAGCGGCGAACAACCGGGAAACAGAAGCGGGAAAAAATATTCCTGGACGCGGATCGCCGTTTTTCTGCTGCTGGGGTCGTTCGTGGCCTATATCGCCTATTTCCTGAGCGACTATAACCTGAACATGGGCAGGCTGTATCTGGAACAGGGCAACTACCCCAAAGCTCTCCAGTATTTTGAAAACTCGCTGGCCAACGATCCGGGCAACTCGGGGCTGCATTTCGCTCTCGGCGATCTGAATTACCAGCTTGGCGACATGGAAGCCGCGATAGATCAGTACCGCGACTGCCTGACAATCGACAGCACGCACGCCTCGGCCATGAACAATCTGGCCTGGGTTTACACCCAACTGGATATCGAACTGGAAGAGGCGCTGGAGCTAAGCAGTCGGGCGGTGGAGATGGAACCGGAAAACCCGGTTTTCCTCGACACGCTGGCCGAAGTATATTATCTGAGGAAGGAGTACTACCGGGCCCTGACATTCATGCGCAAGGCGGTTGAGCAGGACCCGCCGGATATCGAGTATTATCTGGGCAGGCTGGGAAAAATCAAAAAACTGGCCTATGGCGAGGGACGGTTTCTCGAAGTATAAGCCGCCTCATCAACGGGCTGTGGCAAAACGAATCAGGAGGGAATGATGACTGAGCAGAACAACGATTTGCAGACCAGGGTCGAGCAGGTGATCGCCAATGTCCGCGGCTACCTTCAGGCCGACGGCGGAGATATCGAATTGGTGGAGATCACCGACGACAACGTGGTGATGGTCACACTCAAGGGAGCCTGCAGCGGCTGCCCCGGTGCGGCCCAGACTCTTAAAATGGGCGTGGAGCGCGTGATGCGCCAGGCTGTCCCCGAGATCAAGTCCGTCGAATCTGTCTGAGCTCGTTTTTACGCTTCAACACCGCCGGCGCTCCGTGCTCCCGGAGACCGGCGCTAACCGGATGGAGTAAAGATTATGGCCCGGCAGTTCACGGAATCGATGACCCTGGCCGAAGTCGCCAAAACCAGCCCCAGGGCCAGGAAGATTGTTGAAAAATATTTCGGCAAGGACTGTTTCTCCTGTCCGAGTTTCAGCGGAGAACCCCTGTTCATGGGCGCACGGATGCATGCGGTCGAGCTTGAAACAGTGCTTAAGGAGCTGAACAAGGTCCACTGAAGCCAGCCGGTATGAGGCATGATAATTTAGCACCGCCATTTCTAACCCCGGGGCCCGGCCCCGCACTTCCGCACCAGGATTATGGGACACGACGCGCAACAGGAAAAGACCGCCGGCGATACAGCCAGGCGGAAACCGGACCGCAGGCTGGGCGATGAATGGGCCGACTGGGACGGGCATCTCGACGGTGAACCGGCGGTGCTCGACGAGGACCGGCGGGTGTTTATCGGCTTCGCCTTCCTCTGCCTCGTGGTGCTGATCGCCGCGCTTGGCGCGTTTTTCTACATGATCTATCCCCGGCTGGAAGGCTGGCACGAATACCTGGCCCAGGGTGTGATGGCCACGCTGGGCGCGTTCTCCCTGGCGGTCCTGCTCTGGTTCTCCTCGATCGCTTTCCCCCTGCTGACCGGCATCCGCCTGCCGTGGCGGATGGATTCCGTGCAGAAATCGATGAACCTGCTCATACCCCTGACTATCAGGCTGGGCAGGACGTTCGGGATCAGCCGCGACAGGATGGGCAACTCGTTTATCAAGGTCAGCAACGCCCTGGTGCGCGGCGCGAGGATCAACACCGATTCCGGCCCCCTGCTGATGCTGCTGCCGCGCTGTCTGGCGCCCCAGGTGCGGAAACAGATCCAAGCCCTGGGCGAGCGCTACGAGTGCCTGGTCCACGTTGTCCCCGGCGGCGAACTGGCCCGCAAACTGATCCACGAAAACCGTCCCAGCCGGATAATCGCAGTCGCCTGCGAACGGGACCTTGTCAGCGGCATCCAGGACATGGCCCCGATCATCCCCACTTACGCCGTACCCAACTGCAGGCCCGAGGGACCCTGCAAGAACACAGTGGTCGATATGGAGAAGATGGAGGAAGCGATGATCCTGTTCAGCCCGCGCCGCCGCGACTGACACTCTCTGCCACCCACTGCCCTCCCGCTTGTTTACGGCCCCAACAGACGAGACCCAGGTGGATACAATCGAAATCTCCGGCGCGCGTCAGCACAACCTGAAAAATATCGACCTGCGCCTGCCCCGCAAGCAACTGGTTGTAATCACGGGGCTTTCCGGCTCGGGTAAGAGTTCGCTGGTGTTCGACACGATCTACCAGGAGAGCCGTCGACGGTTCCTGGAAACCCTGCCGACCTATGTGCTCCAGTTCATGGAACGTATCCCCCGTCCCGATGTCGACGAGATAACGGGACTCAGCCCCGCGGTGGCTGTCGAGCAGCGCAACCCGGTCAATACGGCCCGCTCCACTGTCGGCACGATCACCGAAATCTACGATTACCTTCGCCTGCTCTACTCCCGCTGCGCCAGCACTGTCTGCCCGGGGTGCGGGGGCGAGGTCGGCCCGGACTCGGCCGAGAGCGCCGCCGACGAGCTGCTCTCAGCCCACACTGGCCACAGAGCGATAATCCTCTTCAAACCGCTGCGCTCGGATAAGGTGGATTCGGCCACCCTGCGCGAGAACCTGCTGGCGATGGGCTTTATCCGGGCGATGACCCCGGGGAGAGACGGGACTGTCCGGCTCGACGAAGCCGAGGCGGAGAATTTCCTGGCCCCGGGCGGCGAGTTCAGCGTCGTTGTCGACCGGCTGAAAATATCCCCTGAAACCAGGGGCAGGCTCA
The sequence above is a segment of the Candidatus Glassbacteria bacterium genome. Coding sequences within it:
- a CDS encoding response regulator, producing MSKVLIIDDEQSLLTTLEILFSTEGYEVRTASDGREGVQCMEDDGLPDLVITDIKMPDMDGMQVLH
- a CDS encoding PAS domain-containing protein translates to MSLIPRLRRVGWSLPHLSARLLIRWWMILRVTLVATTMAVVIYFSGAGRLLPLAVALVTVAVSAVFYRQAVKGRGASEVHCFFQYFFDICLISLVNLITLPLNVNFIPLYVLSIAVASIFSFRPGAFFTATVASVAYLPVGLRILNLGFALTETFQFNVLYLADRWTWLNVGLQVFLFYCVAAITSYLSLRLRKTGSELEDTRNLLSQYRLDHREIVHNITSGLITCDPSGRILEVNPAARRILALPEDYILKQPAAGLFAAGCPEISKIIRLAVESDVMVAHRKVELVSAGRHVPLRVSSSVMKDRDGRLRGVSLVFEDITIEEKARELELRGTRLEAVAELAASLAHEIKNPLTSIRSAIELIGEKTERGRDEVTDRLMECVLKESDRLAELLRQFLQFSRGHSGPLEDIRLGDLLEEVRQAVSNNPDWRGEVELLVSPSVARWRVAAPPGALSQVFYNLLINAVQVTGRDGEKTNTIEIRSAERRTEGLPERRGMHMVAVCDDGPGIDSDFRQKIFEPFFSTRKEGFGLGLAVVHRIMSSMGGMIFVLDESPLGGAAFAVGMPRVSDGPGGRDKQQQQEKPTAGTAGKKTGEYGR
- a CDS encoding transposase produces the protein MPDIFFKQRKNIRLRDYDYSSPGAYRVTICANERQQRLFGTLNNGSIELSKIGRLVENRWLAIPNHFSGVSLDAWIIMPDHVHGILLFELNESGEACLAPTTTPGLSEIPSLGTVIGSFKSAVSRDARKLGISNSTLWQRGYFEHVIRNQHDLECAREYIALNPHRLHQEHEKCP
- a CDS encoding type II secretion system F family protein encodes the protein MPVFNWKARTPRGEMHNGELTATTPQEVIGYLRRKRLIVVSVNEKPKEIKLSLGGRIKTRDIVLFSRQFATMIDSGLPLVQCLGILGAQTENQKFRDVINSVRVDVEGGNTLADALVKFPKIFTKLFVSMISAGEAGGILDQIMLRLSDYLEKNDTIIRKIKGAMIYPAVVFTAAIGCVTILLIFVIPIFAGMFKEMDMELPLPTQVVVNLSDFLIGYWWLLAALIFGGIVALKRYYKTDKGELVIDTILLRVPVLGDLIRKSAVARFTRTLGVLISSGVSILHGLEVTARTSGNRVVHDAIMGSRVSIAGGETITKPLKDAGVFPPMVIQMINVGEQTGGLDAMLIKIADFYEEEVDTAVDSLTAALEPVMIVFLGIIVGGMVVAMYLPIFDLITKMH
- a CDS encoding PilT/PilU family type 4a pilus ATPase, with the translated sequence MEFKGLLKYMVDNDASDIYITEGCPPMFRVEGVTSPMGEEKLGGETTARMAAAIMNDKQKKEFLETFEMNLALAYDDLGRFRVNIFKQRGQVGMVIRQIKLRILTLDELKLPEILKTIIKTKRGLVLVVGATGSGKSTSLAAMIDYRNTTSDGHIITIEDPVEFVHQHKKSVITQREVGMDTHTFKAALKNTLRQAPDVILVGEIRDTETMEHAIEFAETGHLCLGTLHANNANQAIERVMNFFPEERHPQIYMQLSLNLRSIISQRLVRTVDGKRAAAVEILLDSPRIKDLILKGEIGVLKDAMEASSQDGMQTFDQALLKLYKEGRITLEDAIANADSANDLRLKIKMEKLAEGGTLEEDDSGPKLSI
- a CDS encoding type IV pilus twitching motility protein PilT, translating into MDIAELLLFAHKQGASDTHLSAGEPPRIRVNGIMTPVKVPPMDKKEIHAMIYDILNDRQRKIFEETHDLDFSMELGDVARFRVNVFMQHRGEAAVFRTIPSEVLSFDKLGLPGTMRNFAKLEKGIVLVTGPTGSGKSTTLAAIVDLINNERHGHILTIEDPIEFVHKSKNCLINQREVGPHTHSFANALRGALREDPDVILVGEMRDLETISLALTAAETGHLVFGTLHTSSAPKTIDRIVDVFPAGEQAQIRTMFAESCRAVVSQVLLRKKDGKGRVAALEIMIGTPAVRNLIREGKVAQLPSALQTGQKWGMQTLDQHLKELVHKGVIKKEDAELYISDPELFNREF
- a CDS encoding tetratricopeptide repeat protein; this translates as MENYRPYESNRCSMHHERPAESQCAGCGEFFCGECLESHGNCPACSNAAERFLEGFSTALTRWESGLRDPNLASGEQPGNRSGKKYSWTRIAVFLLLGSFVAYIAYFLSDYNLNMGRLYLEQGNYPKALQYFENSLANDPGNSGLHFALGDLNYQLGDMEAAIDQYRDCLTIDSTHASAMNNLAWVYTQLDIELEEALELSSRAVEMEPENPVFLDTLAEVYYLRKEYYRALTFMRKAVEQDPPDIEYYLGRLGKIKKLAYGEGRFLEV
- a CDS encoding NifU family protein → MQTRVEQVIANVRGYLQADGGDIELVEITDDNVVMVTLKGACSGCPGAAQTLKMGVERVMRQAVPEIKSVESV
- a CDS encoding DUF1858 domain-containing protein, whose amino-acid sequence is MARQFTESMTLAEVAKTSPRARKIVEKYFGKDCFSCPSFSGEPLFMGARMHAVELETVLKELNKVH
- a CDS encoding DUF116 domain-containing protein is translated as MGHDAQQEKTAGDTARRKPDRRLGDEWADWDGHLDGEPAVLDEDRRVFIGFAFLCLVVLIAALGAFFYMIYPRLEGWHEYLAQGVMATLGAFSLAVLLWFSSIAFPLLTGIRLPWRMDSVQKSMNLLIPLTIRLGRTFGISRDRMGNSFIKVSNALVRGARINTDSGPLLMLLPRCLAPQVRKQIQALGERYECLVHVVPGGELARKLIHENRPSRIIAVACERDLVSGIQDMAPIIPTYAVPNCRPEGPCKNTVVDMEKMEEAMILFSPRRRD